The nucleotide sequence TAAAGTTAATGAAGATGGAATAGACTCGCTACGTCTGATGCTGGACCCTGCGGACGAATCCGAAGAAGACTGACTATTCCGTTATTCATTTGTTTTGCTTGTTGTGTACTCTTGCTGATACTGTTTAAATTGGGTTTAGTGCCCATTATCTGTTTTGATTTGACAGCCAAATTAATGCAAATGTCATGATTTCTGACACCGCCGTCGTGGAAAATATGACTCTGTGATGTGTGATGATTACTTTTAATTAATATACCTGATGTCATCACTGTCAAAACTTGTTAACTATTGCTATAAATTCACCCTTCGTTTCcatttttgtttatgtttgtgCAATGGAAAGAGAACGATACAGGCAAAGGCTTTCCGAGATCTTTCGGGTGCTTGACGCTGCTGATGGCCTGTTGATGTTACAGCATCCGGTAACAAGATCAATGCTTAGGAGCAGACGACCAATCCCAAATGCTGCTCCAGTTCGTGCCAACCGAGCATGTCAAAGCCTTGTTATCCCGGACCCTCAACCAGAGGATCCCAGAGTGCAGCTATCGGCTGATGTGTTGACTGACTTGATCCCGGTGGACCCTGAACGGCGATATCGTCTGACCTACCAACGTCAGTCCGGTGGTCGGACGAAGGGGCAGCCGACGGATGCCTCTGGCTTGATGTTCCGAATGGTTGGTGGCTCAACTGATCCCTTGGCCGTCAaccctgtggtggtggtggaagacGATGATGATGTGGGGGTGCCTACCCCTGCAGTGGTGACGGCACCCGTCTTTCATCAGTAGGTGTTTTATGAACATGTTCTGTATTTTGGTTCCCTTAtgtttggtttttattaaaaacagggacaagtacttggtttttgattttttgagATAGGCTATGTATATGTGATGATGCCTATCTGTTTTTTGAGGCGGTTTAtgcatctattaccaagatacccgccGTAAGCGCTTGTTGTGGTTACCCTATGACTTATAATGAAAAATATTTCGTGTTTAAGGGTGTTCTTTTTGTTTCTACCGGATAATGCATTCATTGTGCGATGGTAATTTTTGTAATAGATGAACTTGCATCTTTATTAAACTTGcattaaaaaaaacaaagagtAGAAATCCCATGATGGGTTACAAATGCGAACTGGAAAAGGTAATTGACTCTTGCTGTTAGGAGCAAGGCATTACAAATAGCATTTCTTCAGCTGTGCGATGTTCCAACTGCGCGGGACCGGCGTGCCATCTAGTCGGGACAGGCGATAGGCTCCTTTGCCCAAGTCTTCCTGGATGACATAGGGACCTTCCCAGTTGGGGCCTAGTTTTCCCGCTGGTTCCGCTCGACTTGCTTCGTTGTCGCGCATGACGTAATCGCCCACCTTGAAACTTAGTTTAGACACCCGCTTGTTGTAATACTTTTCCAGAGCTTTCTTGTAACGTGCCTCGCTAATGGCGGCCGCCTCACGCCTCTCTTCTAATAAATCTAGGCCCTCTCTCAGCGATTGGTCATTGTTGTCTTTTACCTCGAGACGGCGTAACGACGGTAACCCTACCTCAGCAGGTATCATAGCCTCCATTCCATAGGTAAGGCTAAATGGTGTTTCATTGTTGCTGGTCTTGGGCATTGTTCGATGCGCCCAAAGGACATGTGGCAACTCCTCCACCCACGAGCTTCCCTCGTGTCCCAGCCGTTTTTTGATACCTTCTAGCAAGCTTCTGTTCGTCCGCTCTACCTGCCCATTACCCTGTGGGTGTGCTACCGACGTGAAGATCTGCTGAATGTGGAGATCGGCACACCATTCTTGGAAAATTCTATCCGTGAACTGCGTCCCATTGTCACTTACCAGGTAGAGCGGTAGGCCAAACCTGCATACGATGTGTTCCCAGagaaactttttggcgttttctgccGTTATCTTAGCCAAAGGTTTTgcttccacccacttggtgaagtagtccACCGCCACAATTAAGTATTTTAATTTCCCGGGAGCgggcgggaaaggtcccacaatATCTACAGCCCATTTCTGAAAAGGCCAAGCCGATGTCACCGGTACTAGACTATTTTTGGGCCGAATTGTTTGAGGGGCAAATTTCTGACAGCTGAGGCATCTTCGCAATTCTCTGACGGCGTCTTcatgcatcccgggccagtaataccccgCGCTATGAATTTTAGCGACCACTGCTCGAGGACCCGCGTGTATACCGCATATACCCTCATGTATTTCGCTGATGAGGTATTTCGCTTCAATCGGGGAGACGCATCGCAGCAGGGGACCCAGGTAAGATTTTCGGTACAGGACACCATCGCTGACTTCGTATTGCAGTGCTTTCGTTTGAATCTTTCGTGCCTCGCCCTTGGCGGGAGGCAGTTCGCCGGTTTTGAGAAAAAGTAGGATCGGGGTATACCAACAGGGTTCTTCCATTGTGACAGCGGAGACGCTACGCGGTTCAATTGAAGGTGTCTGTAATGTCTCAACTTTGACTTCCCTTTCCATGCCGGAGGTGGCGAGTTTGCTTAAGGCGTCTGCTATCTGATTCTTCCCTCTGTGCACGTGGTTGAGCGTGACTTTATCGAAAGAGTTCATGAGCTCTTTGGTTTTTGCCAGATATCTCGCCATTGCCTCGTCTTTTGCTTCATATGTTTCGTT is from Helianthus annuus cultivar XRQ/B chromosome 9, HanXRQr2.0-SUNRISE, whole genome shotgun sequence and encodes:
- the LOC110876690 gene encoding uncharacterized protein LOC110876690, which gives rise to MVKKPDGTWRMCIDFKDLNKACPKDAYPLPEIDLKVDSLVPYRYKCFLDAYKGYHQIKMAKEDEEKTAFHTDVGIFCYTKMPFGLRNAGATYQRLMDKVFETQIGRNLEVYVDDLVIKSSEEKQMLADIEETFQRLRKYNIKLNPKKCSFGVEEGKFLGVVVTRDGSKANPEKITAISRMPSPRTLKEAQALNGRLVAINRFLARHAEKSLPFIKTLKDCLDKKNFKWTAEAERALQEMKRFIEKLPTLTAPRHGEVLKMYLAAAHTAVSAVLMVEREGKQTPIYYISRVLAGPETRYPTLEKLVLALIHATRRLRRYFQAHRVQILTNYPLQQILHKPEVSGRLAKWAIELGALDIEYQKRTAVKGQVIADFLAEIPEGEVVTDPVVQDIPETSTARQTWKLYTDGSSSGKGSRAGLMLISPDQIRLMYALRFDFECSNNEAEYEALLAGLRMAKSMGAARVDAYVDSLLVNNQVNETYEAKDEAMARYLAKTKELMNSFDKVTLNHVHRGKNQIADALSKLATSGMEREVKVETLQTPSIEPRSVSAVTMEEPCWYTPILLFLKTGELPPAKGEARKIQTKALQYEVSDGVLYRKSYLGPLLRCVSPIEAKYLISEIHEGICGIHAGPRAVVAKIHSAGYYWPGMHEDAVRELRRCLSCQKFAPQTIRPKNSLVPVTSAWPFQKWAVDIVGPFPPAPGKLKYLIVAVDYFTKWVEAKPLAKITAENAKKFLWEHIVCRFGLPLYLVSDNGTQFTDRIFQEWCADLHIQQIFTSVAHPQGNGQVERTNRSLLEGIKKRLGHEGSSWVEELPHVLWAHRTMPKTSNNETPFSLTYGMEAMIPAEVGLPSLRRLEVKDNNDQSLREGLDLLEERREAAAISEARYKKALEKYYNKRVSKLSFKVGDYVMRDNEASRAEPAGKLGPNWEGPYVIQEDLGKGAYRLSRLDGTPVPRSWNIAQLKKCYL